From Epinephelus lanceolatus isolate andai-2023 chromosome 12, ASM4190304v1, whole genome shotgun sequence, the proteins below share one genomic window:
- the alg3 gene encoding dol-P-Man:Man(5)GlcNAc(2)-PP-Dol alpha-1,3-mannosyltransferase has translation MAGGVRRKSPGSPSPLLGKLHTLWQDKHLVLFKTEYTLLVVSLLWFLEIGINVWVIQKVAYTEIDWKAYMDEVEGVINGTYDYTELKGDTGPLVYPAGFVYIFTALYYITSHGVNIRLAQYLFAAFYLITLLLVFRIYYRTKKVPPYVFFFVCCASYRIHSIFVLRLFNDPVAMMLLFGAVNLFMDGYWTLGCGVYSLAVSVKMNVLLFAPGLLFLLLSEFGLIRTIPKLSLCAAIQLLLGLPFLLENPIGYMTRAFDLGRQFMFKWTVNWRFLPEWLFLNRYFHILLLAAHLLALLLFALRRWKRPGENIFEILKEPSKRKIPAQKSTVDQIVLILFTSNFIGMCFSRSLHYQFYVWYFHTLPYLLWSGGVKKLAHLLRVLILGLIELSWNTYPSTNSSSAALHVCHLIILLCLWLAPPLPSVPAETQEHTAVKDKRQ, from the exons ATGGCAGGAGGTGTGCGGAGAAAGTCTCCCGGTTCTCCGTCCCCGCTGTTGGGGAAACTCCACACACTGTGGCAGGACAAACATTTGGTCCTGTTCAAGACGGAGTACACGTTACTGGTCGTCTCACTTCTGTGGTTCCTGGAGATCGGGATCAATGTGTGGGTCATACAGAAAGTAGCAT ACACTGAAATAGACTGGAAAGCCTACATGGATGAAGTAGAGGGAGTCATCAATGGTACCTATGACTACACAGAGCTTAAAGGAGACACCGGCCCCTTGGT GTACCCGGCTGGCTTTGTCTACATCTTCACAGCTCTCTACTACATCACCAGCCATGGGGTGAACATCCGTCTGGCTCAGTATCTTTTCGCTGCTTTCTACCTCATCACGCTGCTGCTTGTCTTCAGGATTTATTATCGTACTAAGAAG GTTCCTCCCTACGTGTTCTTCTTTGTGTGCTGTGCGTCGTATCGGATCCACTCCATCTTTGTGCTGCGTCTCTTTAATGATCCAGTGGCCATGATGCTGCTGTTTGGAGCCGTTAACCTCTTCATGGATGGATACTGGACTCTGGGCTGCGGCGTTTACAG TTTAGCAGTGTCTGTGAAGATGAATGTGCTCCTTTTTGCACCAGGACTacttttcctcctcctgtctgaATTCGGTCTCATCAGGACAATCCCCAAACTGTCTCTGTGTGCGGCCATACAG CTTTTGCTGGGTCTGCCTTTCCTCCTGGAGAATCCCATCGGTTACATGACCCGGGCGTTCGATCTTGGCCGTCAGTTTATGTTCAAGTGGACAGTCAACTGGCGCTTCCTGCCAGAATGGCTCTTCTTGAATCGGTACTTTCACATACTCCTGCTGGCTGCCCACCTGCTCGCCCTGCTGCTCTTTGCTCTGCGCCGTTGGAAGAG GCCAGGAGAAAACATCTTCGAAATCCTCAAGGAGCCGAGCAAGAGAAAAATCCCTGCTCAGAAAAGCACTGTTGATCA gataGTGCTGATTCTGTTCACCTCTAACTTCATCGGCATGTGCTTCAGTCGTTCGTTGCACTATCAGTTCTACGTCTGGTACTTCCACACATTGCCTTACCTGCTGTGGAGCGGAGGAGTCAAGAAGCTGGCCCACCTGCTGAG GGTCCTGATCCTGGGTCTGATCGAGCTTTCATGGAACACCTACCCCTCGACCAACAGCAGCTCAGCCGCACTCCACGTATGCCACCTCATcatcctcctgtgtctgtggcTGGCTCCGCCGCTGCCTTCAGTCCCGGcagaaacacaagaacacacagcCGTCAAGGACAAACGCCAGTGA
- the mul2 gene encoding mitochondrial ubiquitin ligase activator of nfkb 1-A yields the protein MDGLPVTMTEAVCLGASLALSGVCYYLYRKSRTTLDKLDDAPHFTIDDKLKDILKVTPGACLQYVVIEGAVQPVGEPLTSPFQKEFLGVLQKFMLKEHRLVWNSLSRTWTDNERVLHQRVNAVPFVLVGSNETAVKVLCPLQASGLYMETTHEKFHQVNYGFGDIIGQYLSGEKLKGQLETEEMLKVGATLTGIGELILDTDGTLNLRPPSNGSQYFLSITDFETLRGEQESTSVIWKALAITFSLAGAAVLLWVGRRYYHQLKVRWEREQERREFERLRAEAPRARASVTGREATQDGAEEPLENACVICLCQPRNCILLDCGHVCCCHSCYQALPHRRCPICRQDISRVVPLYHV from the exons ATGGATGGACTTCCTGTGACGATGACAGAGGCAGTGTGTCTCGGGGCCAGCCTTGCCCTCTCAGGCGTCTGCTACTACCTCTATAGGAAGAGCCGGACGACACTAGATAAACTTGAT GATGCTCCACACTTCACCATAGATGACAAActcaaagacattttaaaagttaCCCCAGGAGCGTGTCTACAGTATGTTGTCATTGAAG GTGCTGTGCAACCAGTGGGTGAGCCTCTGACAAGCCCCTTCCAAAAAGAATTTCTCGGAGTGTTGCAGAAATTCATGTTGAAAGAACACAGGCTGGTGTGGAACAGCCTTTCACGCACTTG GACGGACAATGAACGAGTCTTGCACCAGAGAGTGAATGCAGTGCCCTTTGTGTTAGTGGGGTCAAATGAGACCGCCGTCAAAGTCCTGTGCCCTCTGCAGGCCTCCGGACTGTATATGGAGACCACCCATGAGAAGTTCCACCAGGTCAATTATGGCTTTGGTGACATCATAGGACAATACCTCAGTGGAGAGAAGCTCAAAGGACAACTGGAGACAGAAGAAATGCTCAAA GTTGGCGCAACTCTTACTGGCATCGGTGAGTTGATACTGGACACGGACGGCACCCTGAATCTCCGACCCCCTTCGAATGGCTCACAGTACTTTTTGAGCATTACGGACTTTGAAACCCTGCGGGGAGAACAAGAGAGCACGTCTGTTATATGGAAGGCGCTGGCCATCACTTTTTCTTTGGCAGGAGCAGCTGTCCTCCTCTGGGTCGGCCGACGCTACTACCACCAACTAAAAGTTCGCTGGGAGCGGGAGCAGGAAAGGAGGGAATTTGAGAGACTACGGGCTGAAGCCCCAAGAGCACGTGCTTCAGTGACAGGCCGCGAGGCCACTCAAGACGGGGCAGAAGAACCCTTAGAGAATGCCTGTGTGATCTGCCTCTGTCAGCCACGGAACTGTATTCTGTTGGACTGCGGGCATGTgtgctgctgccacagctgcTACCAGGCTCTTCCACACCGTCGATGCCCTATATGTAGACAGGACATCAGTAGAGTGGTGCCTCTCTACCATGTCTGA